The following proteins come from a genomic window of Elusimicrobiota bacterium:
- a CDS encoding beta-galactosidase trimerization domain-containing protein, whose amino-acid sequence MLLTRNVKILWLFTVNNIYRVLAVSAAIVLLMCGVSSAEKIDAGANVSKISVISENVKPPVIDGDPEDYAWQTADPLGRFYNVDGVSLARKQTEVRVAVSKDKLYILFKCLDPRAKWLKNDVLARDARVWDNDCIEFYVSPQSEATFHFVINSTGTVFDEQIIVVESAKGFEKNAEWNATNVVVGNKVYDDYWVTEIELPLKEIGGDSIEKFDLNFCREEKELLENSAWSATEGGFYQPDRFGILDLKAGIVKREPVTAKNAAPYTITREKEVFKELISSSTAGYVVNSWYHDLGISNLPKYLQEKLQDKTELEKYVTAFMEEVYNAGFLAPRKGITPGGSEFIALKKWPRIIFLESSPLVNVAEKNGAEVVFPSTTGRKRVSIIDPLYVDAMVNELKAYAVKYSSDPAILGFRGMDEPLVRIPQKSIAVKSKNWKKYEEEVKSVYGYGKYGIPYIDDPEIVTSKDVAFMWLAYNRWAAEKFFQAKKRAYDVMKSIAPQKKYQPCDYWFMGGFSPFNFYKMSDAGDEFACDPYTTSADKKHNRTPGRGLFNHGFGTKFLSDMVGGKPVWAIVQAFFYDGYRPTDEDMREWCSQAIKMGAMGIEYYANDCPSITDPERWKMMLHIAKVYTSMGKIKLPEKTGTAILYSADSYFTTGYSLLADEIYTVYSLLGEKNGCWFNFVCDEQIEQVKGVLSNYKVLYAPFCEYERESVVKEIDSWVLNGGTLVAGDPRAFSWNINGESLDYYREKILGIKLEGEDKTDSIIFEDDTVFSSAKKGEKYAVLGLQRGRYKGLVKFVNKVTVTDTTAKIVARLDNGNPGIIVRNYGKGKVIYFAANPFSPQVLLDEPKWAAIVGDIEKMGGEPAKLPIWNFRIPKPVH is encoded by the coding sequence ACCCGCTGGGCCGGTTTTATAATGTTGACGGGGTATCGCTTGCGCGGAAACAAACAGAAGTACGGGTTGCTGTAAGTAAGGATAAATTGTATATATTGTTTAAATGCCTTGACCCGCGCGCTAAATGGTTAAAAAACGATGTGTTGGCTCGGGACGCACGTGTGTGGGATAATGATTGTATAGAATTTTATGTTTCACCGCAAAGCGAAGCAACATTTCATTTTGTTATAAACTCCACGGGTACTGTATTTGATGAACAAATTATTGTGGTTGAATCCGCAAAGGGTTTCGAAAAAAATGCGGAATGGAACGCCACGAATGTTGTTGTAGGAAATAAGGTCTACGACGATTACTGGGTTACGGAGATAGAGTTACCGCTGAAAGAAATCGGCGGGGATAGTATTGAAAAATTTGACTTAAACTTTTGCAGGGAAGAAAAGGAGTTATTGGAGAACAGCGCGTGGTCCGCTACGGAAGGAGGGTTTTATCAGCCGGATAGGTTTGGTATCCTTGACTTAAAAGCCGGGATAGTAAAACGTGAACCTGTCACCGCAAAAAATGCTGCACCGTATACTATTACCCGGGAAAAAGAGGTTTTTAAGGAACTTATTTCTTCATCAACCGCGGGATACGTAGTTAATTCGTGGTATCACGATCTTGGAATAAGCAACCTGCCAAAGTATTTACAGGAAAAGTTGCAGGATAAAACTGAGCTTGAGAAGTATGTCACAGCTTTTATGGAGGAAGTGTATAACGCCGGGTTTCTTGCCCCGCGAAAAGGTATTACCCCGGGAGGCAGTGAATTTATAGCATTAAAAAAATGGCCGCGTATAATATTTTTGGAATCATCGCCATTGGTTAACGTAGCAGAAAAAAATGGTGCGGAAGTAGTATTCCCGAGTACTACCGGAAGAAAAAGGGTTTCAATCATTGATCCTCTATATGTAGACGCTATGGTAAACGAACTTAAAGCGTATGCAGTTAAGTATTCAAGTGACCCCGCAATCCTGGGTTTTCGCGGGATGGATGAACCACTGGTACGGATCCCGCAGAAAAGTATTGCTGTAAAAAGTAAGAATTGGAAAAAGTATGAGGAAGAAGTAAAAAGTGTTTATGGTTACGGAAAATACGGGATACCATATATAGACGATCCGGAGATAGTAACGAGTAAAGATGTTGCGTTTATGTGGCTGGCGTATAACCGCTGGGCAGCGGAAAAGTTTTTCCAGGCAAAAAAACGTGCATATGATGTTATGAAATCTATAGCACCGCAAAAAAAGTATCAGCCATGCGATTACTGGTTTATGGGCGGGTTCAGCCCGTTTAATTTTTATAAAATGTCAGACGCGGGTGATGAGTTTGCGTGTGATCCTTACACAACATCAGCGGATAAAAAGCATAACCGCACACCTGGCCGCGGGTTGTTTAACCACGGGTTTGGGACTAAGTTTTTGTCTGATATGGTTGGGGGTAAGCCCGTATGGGCTATTGTCCAGGCATTTTTTTATGATGGTTACCGCCCGACGGATGAAGATATGCGTGAATGGTGCAGCCAGGCGATTAAGATGGGTGCGATGGGGATTGAGTACTACGCAAATGATTGCCCGTCAATAACTGATCCTGAACGGTGGAAGATGATGCTGCATATTGCCAAGGTGTATACCAGCATGGGAAAAATTAAACTCCCGGAAAAAACCGGGACGGCAATACTGTACTCCGCAGATTCATATTTTACAACCGGGTACTCATTGTTAGCGGATGAAATTTATACTGTATATTCGTTACTTGGCGAAAAAAACGGGTGCTGGTTTAACTTTGTGTGTGATGAGCAAATTGAACAGGTAAAAGGCGTGTTGTCTAATTATAAAGTTTTATACGCGCCGTTTTGTGAGTATGAACGTGAAAGCGTGGTTAAAGAAATTGATAGCTGGGTGCTTAACGGAGGAACGTTAGTGGCGGGAGACCCCCGGGCGTTTAGCTGGAATATAAACGGCGAATCACTGGATTATTACCGCGAAAAAATATTGGGGATAAAACTTGAAGGAGAAGATAAAACGGACTCAATCATTTTTGAGGATGATACCGTGTTTTCAAGCGCAAAAAAAGGCGAGAAATATGCGGTGCTTGGGTTACAACGGGGAAGATATAAGGGATTGGTTAAGTTCGTAAATAAGGTTACAGTTACAGATACAACCGCCAAAATTGTTGCACGGTTGGATAACGGAAACCCGGGGATTATAGTACGCAACTATGGTAAGGGTAAGGTAATATATTTTGCGGCAAATCCGTTTTCCCCGCAGGTTTTGCTGGATGAACCTAAATGGGCGGCAATTGTTGGGGATATAGAAAAAATGGGTGGCGAACCCGCAAAGTTGCCAATTTGGAACTTTAGAATACCCAAACCCGTACATTAA